The following are from one region of the Halictus rubicundus isolate RS-2024b chromosome 15, iyHalRubi1_principal, whole genome shotgun sequence genome:
- the Yata gene encoding N-terminal kinase-like protein yata: MWSFFARDPTKDFPYEIGEQVPGLDDKNIWTLYRAKKKGSTGGEDVSVFVFESKNGNEHLLSLARAAVKRLKTLRHPSILAYLDSLETDKMVYLATERVEPLYNRLTRKSESDEESKRELYFSWGIFQITRALNFLNNDGNLRHNNVNLWTVFVNEESGEWKLGGVEYMTTVDAVYSTLPSTFQAYYPPDTIENVKPATKCSVDMWGLGCLIWETYNGSLNTSTQLKNTDKIPKQLQTVYRELTSGNPEGRPNPADVIARCRSNGGFFKNNLVDALLFLEEIQMKESGEKGRFFSQLAARLESFPDGVGRYKILPQLLAAFEFGDAGSAVLPPLLQLGCQLPDAEYQKRVVPCVVKLFASNERATRLRLLQQLDRFVDHLQPATVNEAIFPQVARGFLDMNPAIREQTIKSVVHLAPKLDYNNLNVETLRYFAKLQSKDEHGGIRTNTTVCLGKIAQHLHPQIRQKVLIGAFIRGTRDSFPPARTAGILALAATQQYFLLQEVANRILPALCPLTTDVDKGVRDNAFRTIRGFLSKLERVSEDPGLRESMEADVNTATPSLSNAAATWAGWAVTAVTAKFYRSQSDTPKSSNPHNTSRILLNKPASLEQASSSQSSASTTATTSSATSITSLDHDHEHDLQNAANTNSDCDWDCSDADNWGDMEQQPSTISTLGTHNSSPSSHSPKANDQWTNLEEEPEEEAAQAIEDKNESSEVVWEDSEFQPLDDFQPLEQPGNAENVLSGNNKLEEARRKREERKLARQRQMEAKRAVKLRTGLTAKRI, from the exons ATGTGGTCCTTCTTTGCGCGAGACCCTACCAAAGACTTTCCGTATGAAATCGGTGAACAAGTTCCCGGTTTGGATGACAAAAACATTTGGACACTGTACAGAGCGAAAAAAAAG GGTTCCACAGGTGGTGAAGATGTCTCCGTGTTTGTCTTCGAGTCCAAAAATGGTAACGAGCACCTTCTAAGCTTAGCGCGTGCAGCAGTGAAAAGATTGAAAACTCTTAGGCATCCTAGTATACTTGCGTATCTAGACAGCCTTGAG ACTGATAAAATGGTGTATTTAGCAACCGAACGAGTGGAGCCTCTGTACAATCGTTTAACTAGAAAATCAGAAAGTGACGAAGAATCGAAAAGGGAGCTATATTTTTCTTGGGGAATATTTCAAATTACG AGGGCATTGAACTTCTTAAATAATGACGGTAATTTGAGACATAACAATGTCAATTTATGGACAGTTTTTGTAAACGAGGAGAGCGGAGAATGGAAACTAGGAGGAGTTGAATATATGACAACGGTAGATGCTGTGTACAGTACTCTGCCATCAACATTCCAAGCATACTACCCTCCTGACACTATAGAAAATGTAAAGCCAGCCACTAAATG CTCGGTTGACATGTGGGGACTTGGATGCCTGATCTGGGAGACATATAATGGTTCACTGAATACAAGTACACAACTTAAAAACACAGATAAA attCCAAAGCAATTGCAAACAGTGTATCGGGAATTGACTAGTGGCAACCCAGAAGGAAGACCAAATCCTGCTGATGTGATAGCACGTTGTCGCAGCAATGGAGGATTTTTTAAGAATAACCTTGTAGATGCGCTTCTATTTCTAGAAGAAATTCAAATGAAAGAGAGCGGGGAGAAGGGTCGTTTCTTTTCTCAACTTGCTGCTCGACTAGAATCGTTTCCGGACGGCGTTGGTAGATATAAAATTTTACCGCAGTTACTGGCTGCCTTTGAGTTCGGCGATGCCGGAAGCGCTGTGTTACCACCTCTTTTACAACTCGGTTGCCAGCTACCCGACGCCGAGTATCAGAAAAGAGTTGTACCGTGTGTAGTAAAACTGTTCGCATCGAACGAAAGAGCAACGAGATTGAGATTGTTACAGCAGTTGGACAGATTCGTTGACCATTTACAACCGGCAACTGTTAACGAAGCTATCTTCCCACAG GTAGCCAGAGGTTTTTTAGATATGAACCCTGCGATCAGGGAACAAACGATCAAATCCGTTGTACATTTAGCACCGAAATTAGACTACAACAATCTCAATGTGGAAACATTGAGATATTTTGCTAAACTTCAATCCAAGGATGAACATGGCGGCATACGTACTAATACCACAGTTTGTTTAGGAAAAATTGCTCAACATCTGCATCCTCAAATTAGACAAAAG GTATTGATTGGCGCGTTTATAAGAGGTACAAGAGATTCGTTTCCACCGGCTAGAACAGCGGGTATTCTAGCATTGGCCGCGACTCAACAATACTTTTTGCTACAAGAAGTTGCGAATCGTATTTTACCAGCTTTGTGCCCACTCACCACGGACGTGGACAAAGGGGTGCGAGATAACGCGTTTAGAACTATCCGAGGATTTCTATCAAAGCTCGAGAGAGTATCGGAGGATCCTGGGCTGCGAGAGTCTATGG AGGCGGACGTGAATACAGCAACGCCTAGTCTTAGTAACGCGGCTGCAACGTGGGCAGGATGGGCTGTAACAGCAGTCACAGCGAAATTTTATCGCAGCCAATCGGACACACCGAAATCATCGAATCCTCATAACACGTCGAGAATCTTATTAAATAAACCCGCGTCTCTGG AACAAGCCAGCAGTTCCCAGAGCAGTGCTAGTACAACTGCCACAACAAGCAGCGCGACAAGTATAACGTCATTGGACCACGATCACGAGCATGATCTACAAAATGCTGCGAATACTAATTCGGACTGCGACTGGGACTGTTCGGATGCCGACAACTGGGGCGACATGGAGCAACAACCTTCTACAATCTCAACGCTCGGCACACACAATTCTTCACCATCGTCACATTCACCTAAAGCGAACGATCAGTGGACGAACCTGGAGGAAGAACCG GAGGAAGAAGCAGCACAAGCTATAGAAGACAAGAATGAATCTTCCGAGGTAGTTTGGGAAGACTCAGAATTTCAACCCTTGGACGATTTTCAACCACTAGAACAACCAG GAAATGCCGAAAACGTGCTTAgcggaaataataaattagaagAAGCTAGAAGGAAACGAGAAGAACGAAAACTAGCCAGACAAAGGCAAATGGAAGCAAAAAGAGCAGTGAAATTAAGAACCGGTCTCACCGCAAAGAGGATCTAA
- the Gnpnat gene encoding glucosamine 6-phosphate N-acetyltransferase, producing MNNIQGSNASDTDTELFNATVLERLPLSQIEGFLIRPLKSGDYDRGFLLLLSQLTEVGMISKEQFLKRFHTMKSTGTYYIVVVEDLSTGKVVASATLVVELKFIHNCGLRGTLQDVVVNYKYRGKHLGKLIVTIIVQLARYLRCYKISLECKDQLIPFYESLEFKCEPNNANSLNLRFSNESAAEQSHL from the exons ATGAATAATATACAG GGTTCAAATGCTAGTGATACAGACACAGAATTGTTCAATGCAACTGTATTGGAACGATTGCCACTTTCCCAGATTGAGGGTTTCTTAATTAGACCTTTAAAATCTGGTGATTATGATAGGG GTTTCCTTCTACTGTTATCTCAATTAACTGAAGTTGGAATGATTAGCAAAGAACAGTTTCTAA AACGTTTTCATACGATGAAAAGTACCGGTACCTATTACATAGTTGTGGTAGAAGATTTGAGCACTGGAAAAGTAGTTGCAAGTGCAACCTTGGTCGTGGAATTAAAATTTATTCACAATTGTGGTTTG AGGGGGACTCTGCAAGACGTAGTCGTGAATTACAAATATCGAGGTAAGCACCTAGGGAAGTTAATAGTAACAATAATAGTGCAGTTAGCACGTTACTTACGATGTTACAAAATATCGCTGGAATGTAAAGATCAGCTGATACCATTTTACGAGAGTCTAGAGTTCAAATGTGAGCCCAACAATGCCAACAGTCTCAATTTGAGATTTTCTAACGAAAGTGCTGCAGAACAGTCTCACTTATGA
- the Roh gene encoding reduction of Rh1 encodes MADDAAASRRMKYPYTLSAKLSQFPFKFYFNRPNTWVFKYWVFAAVVCIPVFYKIQKLSFSPENVKKWDEIHEREFSGVAHH; translated from the exons ATGGCTGATGATGCAGCTGCGTCCCGGCGTATGAAATATCCATACACACTTTCTGCGAAACTGTCTCAGTTTCcattcaaattttatttcaataggCCAAACACCTGGGTGTTCAAATATTGGGTGTTTGCTGCAGTTGTATGTATACCTGTTTTCTATAAGATACAGAAACTCA GTTTCAGCCCAGAGAATGTAAAGAAATGGGATGAAATCCATGAGAGGGAATTCTCAGGTGTAGCTCACCATTGA